The following proteins are encoded in a genomic region of Sorangiineae bacterium MSr12523:
- a CDS encoding LysR family transcriptional regulator, with protein sequence MANVSLAGVDLNLLVALDALLSERSVTRAAQRMGLSQPAMSNALARLRDLLEDPVLVRTGHGMEPTARALDLAAPVHRLLMDARQVLAQTQSFDPATSSHRFRIESTADFELSLLPDLAPRVANIAPNVELLVTRATSDTEEELRTGRVDLFVGIWSKIPTHLHSYLLRHDGFACIARRGHPKTRRRLTLRAFGELAHVVVSPDAWPGGIADTALTDRGLGQRVLVRTPDFLVAAKIVARSDAIATLPHGIAHALAELLPLDVFRAPLDVADVAISMVWHPRTHQQDGHRWLRSLIMDACAASEW encoded by the coding sequence ATGGCCAATGTTAGCCTCGCCGGCGTCGACCTGAACCTGCTCGTGGCCCTGGACGCACTTTTGTCCGAGCGAAGCGTCACGCGTGCCGCGCAGCGGATGGGGCTCAGCCAACCGGCGATGAGCAACGCGCTCGCTCGGCTGCGCGATCTCCTCGAGGATCCGGTTCTCGTGCGGACCGGCCACGGAATGGAACCCACCGCGCGAGCCCTGGATTTGGCCGCGCCCGTGCACCGTCTTCTGATGGATGCCCGCCAGGTGCTCGCACAGACGCAGTCGTTCGACCCGGCGACGAGCAGCCATCGATTTCGCATCGAGAGCACCGCCGACTTCGAGCTTTCGCTTTTGCCGGACCTCGCGCCCCGCGTGGCGAACATCGCGCCAAACGTCGAACTGCTGGTGACGCGTGCAACGAGCGACACGGAGGAAGAGCTTCGCACCGGACGGGTCGACCTGTTCGTGGGCATTTGGTCGAAAATTCCCACCCACCTCCACTCGTATCTTTTGCGCCACGATGGCTTTGCCTGCATTGCGCGGCGCGGCCACCCAAAGACGCGCCGGCGACTGACCCTGCGCGCATTCGGTGAATTGGCTCACGTGGTGGTCTCACCCGATGCGTGGCCGGGCGGCATCGCCGATACGGCCCTCACCGATCGCGGCCTCGGGCAGCGCGTGCTGGTTCGAACACCGGACTTCCTCGTCGCGGCGAAAATCGTTGCCCGCTCGGACGCCATCGCGACGCTGCCGCATGGCATTGCCCATGCCCTCGCGGAGCTTCTGCCGCTCGACGTGTTCCGCGCACCGCTCGATGTCGCCGACGTGGCCATTTCGATGGTCTGGCATCCGCGCACGCACCAGCAGGACGGACATCGCTGGCTGCGTAGCCTCATCATGGACGCATGCGCTGCCAGCGAATGGTGA
- a CDS encoding glutathione S-transferase family protein — MDFYTNPLSPNCRKVDAVAKQLGIDLNVKLIDIRKGENREPAYLAINPNGKIPTLVDGDLTLWESNAIQCYIASKKDNDLWPKSNLRYDIMKWQAWELAHFGAAGRGLIFQRIVKQILNIGPADEARCAEDEANFKRFGAVLDNALKGKRFVCGDQLTLADFCLASTLTFAEHAKFPVADFANIRRWVASLDEQPGWRASKPPPM, encoded by the coding sequence ATGGACTTCTACACGAACCCTCTGTCTCCAAACTGTCGCAAGGTCGACGCCGTGGCCAAGCAGCTGGGCATCGACCTCAATGTCAAATTGATCGACATCCGCAAGGGTGAGAACCGGGAGCCGGCCTATTTGGCGATCAACCCGAACGGAAAGATCCCCACCCTCGTCGACGGGGATCTCACGCTTTGGGAGAGCAACGCCATCCAGTGCTACATCGCCAGCAAGAAAGACAATGATCTCTGGCCGAAGTCGAACCTGCGCTACGACATCATGAAGTGGCAGGCCTGGGAGCTTGCGCACTTCGGCGCCGCCGGGCGCGGGCTCATTTTTCAGCGGATCGTCAAGCAGATCCTCAACATTGGCCCCGCGGACGAGGCGCGCTGTGCCGAAGACGAGGCGAACTTCAAACGATTCGGGGCGGTGCTGGACAATGCACTCAAAGGCAAGCGTTTCGTCTGCGGCGATCAGTTGACCCTCGCGGATTTCTGCCTAGCCTCGACCCTCACCTTCGCCGAACACGCAAAGTTCCCGGTGGCCGATTTCGCCAACATCCGCCGCTGGGTCGCCTCCCTCGACGAGCAACCCGGCTGGCGCGCAAGCAAGCCCCCGCCGATGTGA
- a CDS encoding L-2-amino-thiazoline-4-carboxylic acid hydrolase — protein MDIPLIEQVKIQARVLVPLVETLQAELGEERANALVRKALGAHYRKLGERWWRAQAGTNLGENMAASFEGFAAGDALDYEVLQQGPDAFDVNVTGCRYAQFYEKIGVPELGFLLVCSADFPMAEGFGGGVQLSRTRTIMQGASHCDFRYSRKKE, from the coding sequence ATGGACATTCCGCTGATCGAGCAAGTCAAGATCCAAGCCCGGGTGTTGGTTCCACTCGTCGAGACTCTGCAAGCCGAGCTGGGGGAGGAGCGCGCGAATGCCCTCGTTCGCAAGGCTCTCGGTGCCCACTATCGCAAGCTTGGCGAGCGATGGTGGCGGGCGCAGGCGGGGACCAACCTCGGTGAGAACATGGCTGCGAGCTTCGAGGGATTTGCCGCCGGAGACGCCCTGGATTACGAGGTGCTGCAGCAAGGTCCGGATGCATTCGACGTGAATGTCACCGGATGCCGCTACGCCCAATTTTACGAGAAAATCGGCGTTCCGGAGCTGGGCTTTCTCTTGGTGTGCAGTGCCGACTTTCCCATGGCCGAAGGCTTCGGCGGTGGCGTGCAATTGTCGCGCACGCGAACCATCATGCAGGGCGCCAGCCACTGCGACTTTCGCTACTCGCGAAAGAAGGAGTGA
- a CDS encoding amidase produces MSTGHDGALLAQLDATAQAELVARGELTATELLDACEARIAALEPLLNAIPTLDMGRARAQTPGAGPFRGVPFLVKDVVPYPGLRWSLGSRLMAHNTAPSSTPFSERLDAAGLVTIGKSATSEFGLLGSTETRLEGVTHNPWDLSLSAGGSSGGAVAAVAAGLVPMAHASDGGGSIRGPASMCGLFGFMPTRGRPVSSGYASSEFTDFVVDHCVSRSVRDSALFLSLIEENAVGFVREPSRGRLRIGAWTRTLSGGEPDPEVRRAHDRAVALLGELGHHVEEATPPAIDGAAMGDAFFLVGGAMVAGIVQMVASLRGEPVRPDELEPFAWWTAENFLRRGPAALAEARTIFATAERTYLEATARYDVVLTPTLAVLPWRLGHFSSFVPGEELMRRMREAMGYTPIHNVVGCPAMSVPLHFTDGGIPVGAHFAAARGQDSTLLALAYELEQARPWAARHAPFSCAKLLAT; encoded by the coding sequence ATGAGCACTGGACACGACGGGGCGCTTCTCGCGCAGCTCGACGCTACGGCCCAGGCGGAGCTGGTGGCACGTGGTGAACTAACGGCTACCGAGCTGCTCGACGCGTGCGAGGCGCGCATCGCGGCGCTCGAGCCGCTCCTGAACGCGATTCCCACGCTGGACATGGGACGCGCCCGCGCGCAGACGCCCGGCGCGGGGCCCTTTCGAGGCGTGCCCTTCCTGGTCAAAGACGTGGTGCCCTACCCCGGTTTGCGCTGGTCGCTGGGTTCGCGGCTCATGGCGCACAACACCGCGCCGTCCTCCACGCCATTTTCGGAGCGTCTCGATGCGGCGGGCCTGGTCACCATTGGCAAGAGCGCCACGTCGGAGTTCGGGCTGCTCGGAAGCACCGAGACCCGTCTCGAGGGCGTGACGCACAATCCCTGGGATCTCTCGCTCTCGGCCGGAGGATCGTCGGGCGGCGCCGTCGCCGCGGTGGCGGCCGGTCTCGTTCCGATGGCACACGCCAGCGATGGCGGCGGTTCGATCCGCGGCCCCGCCTCCATGTGCGGACTCTTTGGCTTCATGCCAACCCGCGGGCGGCCGGTCTCCTCGGGCTACGCCTCGTCCGAATTTACGGACTTCGTCGTGGATCACTGCGTGAGTCGCTCGGTGCGCGACAGTGCGCTTTTTCTCTCGCTCATCGAAGAAAATGCCGTGGGCTTCGTGCGTGAGCCTTCGCGCGGGCGCCTTCGCATCGGGGCATGGACGCGTACCCTTTCGGGTGGCGAGCCCGATCCGGAGGTGCGGCGTGCGCACGATCGCGCGGTGGCACTGCTTGGCGAGCTCGGACATCACGTCGAGGAAGCCACGCCCCCGGCCATCGACGGTGCCGCGATGGGTGACGCGTTTTTTCTCGTGGGCGGCGCCATGGTCGCGGGCATCGTCCAAATGGTGGCGTCGCTGCGCGGTGAGCCGGTGCGGCCCGACGAGCTGGAGCCCTTCGCCTGGTGGACTGCCGAGAACTTCCTTCGGCGCGGCCCCGCGGCATTGGCGGAGGCGCGCACGATCTTCGCGACGGCCGAGCGCACGTACCTCGAAGCCACCGCGCGCTACGACGTCGTGCTCACGCCCACGCTGGCCGTGCTTCCGTGGCGTCTCGGTCATTTCTCGTCGTTCGTGCCCGGCGAGGAACTCATGCGACGCATGCGCGAGGCCATGGGCTACACGCCCATTCACAACGTCGTCGGTTGCCCGGCGATGTCGGTGCCTTTGCATTTCACCGATGGCGGCATTCCCGTCGGCGCACACTTCGCCGCCGCGCGTGGTCAGGATTCGACCTTGCTCGCCCTCGCCTACGAGCTCGAGCAAGCGCGCCCGTGGGCCGCTCGCCATGCGCCCTTCTCGTGTGCGAAACTCCTTGCGACCTGA
- a CDS encoding TetR/AcrR family transcriptional regulator encodes MPQVLKIEVRARILEAALEIMAAHGYERATMGAIAERAGLGTASLYRYYASKEELFDAVISPDLARRFEQLMERRVRALARNTQSGVPTDDLGGDMLTFWLENRLAVVILLDRAAGTPYAGFGERFVEQLTAHTLTEIRGLHPGVKISAGARFVLSRIFENTRRLLATILEQHADPAAMRHAIEAFWSYHIAGLHGFTSWIGEP; translated from the coding sequence ATGCCGCAAGTCCTGAAAATCGAGGTCCGCGCACGCATCCTCGAGGCCGCCCTCGAGATCATGGCCGCACACGGCTACGAGCGCGCCACCATGGGCGCCATCGCCGAGCGCGCGGGCCTGGGTACGGCGAGCCTCTATCGCTACTACGCCTCCAAAGAGGAGCTTTTCGATGCGGTGATCTCGCCCGACTTGGCGCGACGGTTCGAGCAGCTCATGGAGCGCCGCGTGCGCGCACTCGCCCGCAACACGCAGAGTGGTGTTCCCACCGACGACTTGGGCGGCGATATGTTGACGTTCTGGTTGGAGAATCGCCTTGCGGTGGTCATCCTGCTCGACCGCGCCGCGGGAACCCCTTATGCCGGATTCGGCGAGCGCTTCGTCGAACAGCTGACGGCCCATACGCTCACGGAAATCCGCGGCCTGCATCCGGGCGTGAAGATCAGCGCGGGCGCGCGCTTCGTGCTGTCGCGCATTTTCGAGAACACGCGCCGGCTTCTCGCCACCATTCTCGAGCAACACGCGGATCCGGCGGCCATGCGGCACGCCATCGAGGCCTTCTGGAGCTACCACATCGCGGGCTTGCACGGATTCACCTCATGGATTGGTGAGCCCTAA
- a CDS encoding membrane bound O-acyl transferase family-domain-containing protein gives MIAFAVIFLGTAMLAAPLCIPAEAVAARTLAGYAAAACLLRVIDLACAPETFRPVQRIAILILPIVDPRRVSRMRERGFPWGRAVAGIALGAASMALFVTAHLFFAAEPPFGSTRQFARSMMAALAVLAAGESMDRLVRVAGAAAGFEIPPLYRAPALSRTLVEFWGQRWNLPVTTWLREHIHAPLARVGLRRTGTLLAFAVSGLVHVYPTAIGAGLAPAMAMGAFFLVHGAAVALEPRLGARSWPRALGHAYVVAIFALTMPLFSEALLRSIGF, from the coding sequence GTGATCGCATTCGCCGTCATCTTTCTCGGCACCGCGATGCTTGCGGCGCCATTGTGCATTCCCGCGGAGGCCGTGGCCGCGCGAACGCTTGCGGGGTACGCCGCCGCCGCGTGCCTTCTTCGCGTCATCGACCTCGCGTGTGCGCCCGAGACCTTTCGACCGGTTCAACGCATCGCCATTCTCATCCTTCCGATCGTCGACCCACGGCGTGTGTCTCGGATGCGCGAGCGCGGATTTCCGTGGGGGCGTGCGGTCGCGGGCATCGCCCTCGGGGCCGCGAGCATGGCGCTCTTCGTCACGGCCCATCTCTTTTTCGCGGCCGAGCCTCCATTCGGCTCCACGCGTCAGTTCGCACGCAGCATGATGGCGGCGCTGGCCGTATTGGCCGCAGGCGAAAGCATGGACCGGCTCGTTCGCGTCGCCGGCGCAGCCGCGGGGTTCGAAATCCCGCCTTTGTACCGAGCCCCGGCCCTATCGCGCACACTCGTGGAATTCTGGGGCCAGCGATGGAACCTCCCGGTGACCACCTGGCTCCGCGAACACATTCACGCGCCGCTCGCACGCGTGGGCTTGCGCCGCACGGGGACGCTCCTCGCATTCGCGGTGAGCGGTCTCGTTCACGTCTACCCCACGGCCATCGGTGCAGGCCTCGCACCGGCGATGGCGATGGGCGCCTTCTTCCTCGTGCACGGAGCCGCGGTCGCCCTCGAGCCACGCCTCGGAGCACGAAGCTGGCCCCGCGCCCTTGGCCATGCCTACGTCGTCGCCATCTTTGCGCTGACCATGCCGCTCTTCAGCGAAGCGCTACTTCGATCCATCGGATTCTGA